The Fervidibacillus albus genome contains a region encoding:
- a CDS encoding tRNA (mnm(5)s(2)U34)-methyltransferase: MVIKNILPFSHTLLEEAIQPGDVVIDATAGNGNDTLFLAKRVGKTGKVFAFDIQNAAIKRTEQRLKDEKAFEQTTLFLCGHERMKQQIPEQYHGKIAAGIFNLGYLPKGDHSIVTKPESTIEAVNQLFQLLKIGGIIVLVIYPGHPEGKEEKDRLLPFFQSIDQNKADVLLYQFLNRKNDPPFIVAIEKKK, translated from the coding sequence ATGGTCATTAAAAACATACTTCCCTTTTCCCACACCCTTTTAGAGGAGGCGATTCAACCGGGAGACGTCGTTATCGATGCTACAGCCGGGAACGGAAACGATACGTTGTTTTTAGCGAAACGCGTCGGCAAAACGGGAAAAGTTTTCGCCTTTGACATTCAAAATGCGGCAATTAAACGAACAGAACAGAGGCTGAAAGATGAAAAGGCATTTGAACAGACGACTTTGTTTTTATGCGGCCACGAACGAATGAAACAGCAAATCCCTGAACAATATCACGGAAAGATCGCCGCCGGTATTTTTAATTTAGGTTATTTACCTAAAGGGGATCATTCGATTGTCACGAAACCGGAATCAACGATCGAAGCGGTGAATCAATTATTCCAACTGTTAAAAATTGGTGGCATCATCGTTCTCGTCATATATCCCGGTCATCCGGAGGGAAAAGAAGAAAAGGATCGGTTGTTACCGTTTTTTCAATCGATCGACCAAAACAAGGCGGACGTATTGCTTTATCAATTTCTCAATCGAAAAAATGATCCACCGTTTATCGTTGCGATTGAAAAGAAAAAATGA
- a CDS encoding TIGR01212 family radical SAM protein (This family includes YhcC from E. coli K-12, an uncharacterized radical SAM protein.): MNPFPYSMDHKRYHTWNYHLRKHFGHKVFKIALDGGFDCPNRDGTVAYGGCTFCSAAGSGDFAGNRAEPLEKQFEQVKKQMHEKWKDGKYIAYFQAFTNTHAPVEVLREKYETVLKQEGVVGLSIATRPDCLPDDVVEYLAELNDRTYLWVELGLQTVHEKTANMINRAHDFACYVEGVKKLQKKNIRVCSHIINGLPGETPEMMMETAKAVADLNVEGIKIHLLHLLKGTPMVKQYEKGFLQFLSFDEYVQIVCDQLEILPPEMVVHRITGDGPIDLMIGPMWSVNKWEVLNAIDRELERRNSFQGKFYEPAQKKEANTYGH; the protein is encoded by the coding sequence ATGAATCCTTTCCCCTATTCCATGGATCATAAACGATACCATACGTGGAATTATCATTTGCGGAAACATTTTGGTCATAAAGTTTTTAAAATCGCGTTAGACGGAGGTTTCGATTGCCCAAACCGGGACGGTACAGTCGCATACGGGGGTTGTACCTTTTGCAGTGCGGCAGGCTCCGGTGATTTTGCAGGAAATCGTGCTGAACCGTTAGAAAAACAATTTGAACAAGTAAAAAAACAAATGCACGAGAAGTGGAAAGATGGAAAATATATCGCCTACTTTCAAGCGTTTACGAATACCCATGCCCCAGTAGAAGTACTTCGGGAAAAATATGAAACAGTGTTGAAACAGGAAGGGGTCGTTGGCCTTTCCATTGCTACCCGACCGGATTGTTTACCAGATGATGTCGTCGAATATTTGGCGGAGTTGAACGATCGGACGTATTTATGGGTAGAATTAGGATTGCAAACGGTCCACGAAAAAACGGCGAACATGATTAATCGCGCCCACGATTTTGCCTGTTATGTAGAAGGGGTAAAGAAACTCCAGAAGAAAAACATTCGCGTCTGTAGCCATATTATTAACGGACTTCCAGGAGAAACGCCGGAAATGATGATGGAAACGGCAAAAGCGGTAGCTGATTTGAATGTGGAAGGTATTAAAATCCACCTCCTCCACCTTTTAAAAGGAACGCCGATGGTGAAACAATACGAAAAAGGGTTCCTCCAATTTTTATCCTTTGACGAATATGTACAAATCGTCTGTGATCAATTGGAAATATTGCCGCCGGAAATGGTCGTCCATCGAATTACAGGTGACGGACCAATCGATTTGATGATCGGACCGATGTGGAGCGTCAACAAATGGGAAGTATTAAACGCCATCGACCGAGAATTGGAACGGCGAAATAGTTTTCAAGGGAAATTTTACGAACCCGCTCAAAAGAAAGAGGCAAATACGTATGGTCATTAA
- a CDS encoding MDR family MFS transporter — protein MPRNLWLILIGMVINITGASFLWPLNTIYLHDQLGKSLSVAGVVLMVNSAVSVIGNLSGGYFFDKFGGYKTITFGAGITLLATFGLFIWHDWPHYFYFLMIIGFGSGVVNPAMFSLAGAAWKEGGRRTFNAMYVAQNIGVAVGTALAGYIASISFQLIFMANFVLYLIFFLIAFLSFKRISEAASVPSIKATYSPTIREAHQKRHFIALFIISIGYAICWIAYVQWQTTIATYTQEINVSLEQYSLLWTVNGALIVFAQPIMAGFIKFAAKTLKMQIFIGLFIFIGSFIIASQSTSFTGFLTAMIIMTLGEMLVWPAIPTIADQLATKGRAGLYQGMINSAATVGRMIGPLFGGIIVDLYGMNVLFILLIVLFGIAMFTTFIYDKGLSHVQKSHETFLSS, from the coding sequence ATGCCACGGAACTTATGGTTAATACTTATCGGAATGGTCATCAATATTACCGGGGCTTCTTTTTTATGGCCTTTAAATACCATTTATCTCCACGACCAACTTGGAAAGTCGCTATCGGTGGCAGGTGTCGTATTAATGGTCAATTCCGCCGTATCTGTAATTGGAAATTTATCTGGCGGGTATTTTTTTGATAAATTCGGGGGATACAAAACGATTACCTTTGGGGCTGGCATCACATTACTAGCGACTTTCGGGTTATTCATCTGGCATGATTGGCCTCATTATTTTTATTTTTTAATGATTATTGGATTCGGTTCTGGCGTTGTAAATCCTGCGATGTTTTCATTAGCTGGCGCCGCTTGGAAAGAAGGGGGACGGCGAACGTTTAATGCCATGTACGTAGCACAAAACATCGGTGTGGCAGTTGGAACGGCTTTAGCAGGTTACATCGCCTCGATTTCTTTCCAACTAATTTTTATGGCCAATTTTGTCCTTTATTTGATCTTTTTCCTTATTGCCTTTTTATCATTTAAACGGATTTCTGAAGCCGCATCTGTCCCTTCGATAAAGGCAACTTATTCACCGACCATTCGGGAAGCTCATCAAAAACGGCATTTCATTGCACTCTTTATCATTTCTATCGGATATGCCATTTGTTGGATCGCTTATGTACAATGGCAGACGACGATTGCTACGTATACACAAGAAATAAATGTGTCTTTGGAACAATACAGTTTGCTTTGGACGGTCAATGGTGCACTTATCGTTTTCGCCCAACCAATCATGGCCGGTTTCATTAAATTCGCTGCGAAAACGTTGAAAATGCAAATTTTTATCGGACTGTTTATTTTTATCGGTTCGTTTATCATCGCATCCCAATCAACGAGCTTTACCGGCTTTTTAACGGCGATGATCATTATGACTTTAGGAGAAATGCTCGTCTGGCCGGCGATTCCTACTATTGCTGACCAATTGGCGACGAAAGGGAGAGCGGGATTGTATCAAGGAATGATTAATAGTGCCGCCACCGTCGGGAGGATGATCGGTCCCCTTTTTGGAGGAATCATCGTCGATTTATACGGAATGAACGTTTTGTTTATCCTTCTTATCGTTTTGTTCGGAATTGCGATGTTCACGACGTTTATATACGACAAAGGTTTGAGTCATGTGCAAAAATCCCACGAGACGTTCCTTTCTTCTTGA
- a CDS encoding MIP/aquaporin family protein: MSIFFIEFVGTGILIALGLGVTAGVLLRGTRLTGNGWLIIAIGWGLAYFLAMLFVHPFGIAHLNPALTVGLASIGQVFWHDLFMYFSGQFTGGLFGAIIVYFLYLPHFRVTGDPQRKLNAFVTLPMVKNIPANLLSEAIVTFSFVFGILVIWATVFANELKFVFIAFLVIGIALSFGSTASFAMNPARDLGPRIVHYIFPIPGKGSSQWKYFWIPIIGPFFGGVYGALFYQGFYLGVFHLSFWFISSFFIIVMGWALYIELRSSR; encoded by the coding sequence ATGTCCATTTTTTTCATCGAATTCGTCGGCACGGGAATCCTTATTGCATTAGGGCTAGGTGTAACGGCCGGTGTATTGCTTCGGGGGACGAGATTGACGGGAAACGGTTGGCTCATTATTGCAATCGGTTGGGGACTTGCATATTTTTTAGCCATGTTATTTGTCCATCCCTTTGGTATTGCCCATTTAAATCCCGCGTTGACAGTCGGTTTAGCGTCTATCGGACAAGTGTTTTGGCATGACTTGTTTATGTATTTCAGCGGTCAATTCACCGGAGGATTGTTCGGCGCAATTATCGTCTACTTCCTATATCTTCCTCATTTTCGAGTAACAGGTGATCCACAAAGAAAATTGAATGCCTTCGTTACATTGCCAATGGTGAAAAATATTCCTGCAAATTTGCTTAGTGAAGCGATTGTAACATTTTCCTTCGTGTTCGGTATTCTCGTCATTTGGGCAACGGTTTTCGCCAATGAACTGAAGTTTGTGTTCATTGCGTTTTTAGTAATTGGAATCGCCCTTTCTTTCGGCAGTACTGCAAGCTTTGCGATGAATCCGGCACGGGATTTAGGTCCGAGAATCGTTCATTACATTTTTCCGATTCCTGGAAAAGGATCGTCCCAATGGAAGTATTTTTGGATTCCGATTATCGGACCGTTTTTTGGTGGGGTATACGGTGCTTTATTTTATCAAGGATTTTATTTAGGTGTATTCCATCTTTCCTTTTGGTTTATCTCCTCTTTTTTTATCATCGTTATGGGGTGGGCACTATACATTGAATTACGTTCTTCGAGGTAA
- a CDS encoding LCP family protein, giving the protein MIKKRRKLLLMIGFVMLVIGVGYGYQVYTSATNTLEKMHEPIKRDTTIRKEAISVQEKDPFSVLLLGVDERPNDVGRSDTMIVVTVNPEDNSMKMLSIPRDTYVSIFGRGEKDKINHSYAFGGVEMAVNTVESFLGIPIDYYVKVNMEGFKDVIDALDGVTVENDMELTHGKYHFPKGQIELTGNEALVFSRIRYEDPRGDFGRQIRQKQIIEAIINKAANISTLWKYSDLFEAFGDNVKTNFTFSEIVELQKAYSDVRKNIEQLRFEGRDGGFIGDYWYYFADSEEVQTLSNILKEHLDLHTYNESVGL; this is encoded by the coding sequence ATGATAAAAAAAAGACGCAAACTACTTCTCATGATTGGATTTGTTATGTTAGTTATCGGTGTTGGATACGGTTATCAAGTTTATACATCGGCCACTAACACATTGGAAAAAATGCATGAACCGATTAAAAGGGATACAACGATTCGGAAAGAAGCCATTTCAGTTCAAGAAAAGGATCCATTTTCCGTTTTACTACTCGGAGTTGATGAACGACCGAACGATGTGGGACGTTCCGATACGATGATCGTCGTCACCGTCAATCCAGAGGACAATTCGATGAAAATGTTGAGCATCCCGCGGGATACATATGTATCGATTTTTGGGAGAGGAGAAAAGGATAAAATTAACCATTCCTATGCCTTTGGCGGTGTCGAAATGGCTGTGAACACCGTCGAATCGTTTTTAGGGATCCCAATCGATTATTATGTGAAAGTAAATATGGAAGGGTTTAAGGATGTGATCGATGCCTTGGACGGGGTGACCGTTGAAAATGATATGGAATTAACCCACGGGAAATATCATTTTCCAAAGGGACAAATCGAATTGACAGGAAATGAGGCTCTCGTTTTTTCAAGAATTCGGTATGAAGATCCTCGGGGGGATTTCGGCAGACAAATTCGTCAAAAGCAAATTATTGAAGCGATCATCAATAAAGCTGCGAATATTTCAACCCTTTGGAAGTACAGTGATCTTTTTGAAGCGTTTGGGGATAATGTAAAGACGAATTTTACCTTCAGTGAAATTGTCGAATTGCAAAAGGCTTATTCTGACGTAAGAAAAAATATCGAACAACTTCGGTTTGAAGGAAGGGACGGTGGATTTATTGGCGATTATTGGTATTATTTTGCCGATTCGGAAGAAGTACAAACGTTAAGCAATATATTAAAAGAACATCTCGATTTACATACGTATAACGAAAGTGTCGGTTTATGA
- the leuS gene encoding leucine--tRNA ligase, with the protein MAFPHQKIEKKWQKYWLENKTFKTQEDPNRPKYYALDMFPYPSGAGLHVGHPEGYTATDILSRMKRMQGYNVLHPMGWDAFGLPAEQYALDTGNDPAEFTERNIQTFKRQIQSLGFSYDWDREVNTTDPKYYKWTQWIFTKLYEKGLAYVDEVPVNWCPALGTVLANEEVIDGKSERGGHPVIRKPMKQWVLKITEYADRLLEDLEELDWPESIKEMQRNWIGRSEGAEITFTIEGHEETFVVFTTRPDTLFGATYCVLAPEHPLVEKITTDDQKVEVTAYIEQIQSKSDLERTDLSKEKTGVFTGSYAINPANGEKMPIWIADYVLMSYGTGAIMAVPAHDERDYEFAKKFDLPIREVVKGGDIKNEAYVGDGIHVNSGFLDGLNKEEAIQKMIEWLEQKGIGKKKITYKLRDWLFSRQRYWGEPIPIIHWEDGTMTTVPEEDLPLTLPKMKEIQPSGTGESPLANAKDWLEVTDPVTGKKGRRETNTMPQWAGSCWYYLRYIDPHNDQMIADPEKLNMWLPVDIYIGGAEHAVLHLLYARFWHKVLYDLGVVPTKEPFQKLFNQGMILGENNEKMSKSKGNVVNPDEIVESHGADTLRLYEMFMGPLDASVAWSTNGLDGARRFLDRIWRLIVDEDGRISEKIVLEEGGSLEKVYHQTVKKVTEDYEALHFNTAISQLMVFINEAYKAKTIPKVYVEGFVKLLSPVCPHIAEELWEKLGYDETIAYEKWPTYDEEKLVEQEVEIVIQMNGKVRAKKMVPVDIDRTELEKIALEDETIRSQIEGKTVRKVIVVPGKLVNIVAN; encoded by the coding sequence ATGGCTTTTCCACATCAAAAAATTGAAAAAAAATGGCAAAAATATTGGTTGGAAAACAAAACGTTTAAAACACAGGAAGATCCGAATCGTCCGAAGTATTATGCCCTCGATATGTTTCCGTATCCGTCCGGCGCAGGGCTGCACGTCGGTCATCCGGAAGGGTATACGGCAACGGACATTTTATCCCGTATGAAACGAATGCAAGGTTATAATGTGCTTCATCCGATGGGGTGGGATGCCTTTGGGCTACCGGCGGAACAATATGCGTTGGATACAGGGAATGATCCAGCCGAATTTACTGAAAGAAATATACAAACGTTCAAACGCCAAATTCAATCCCTCGGCTTTTCCTACGATTGGGACCGGGAAGTGAACACGACGGATCCGAAATATTACAAATGGACCCAATGGATTTTCACAAAATTGTATGAAAAAGGACTGGCATATGTGGATGAAGTACCGGTAAACTGGTGCCCTGCCCTCGGAACGGTGCTTGCCAATGAAGAAGTGATCGACGGGAAAAGTGAACGTGGGGGACATCCCGTCATTCGAAAACCGATGAAGCAATGGGTGTTAAAAATTACCGAATATGCTGATCGCCTTCTCGAAGATTTGGAAGAGCTCGATTGGCCGGAAAGCATAAAAGAAATGCAACGAAATTGGATCGGTCGTTCGGAAGGGGCGGAAATTACCTTTACGATTGAAGGCCATGAAGAAACGTTCGTTGTTTTCACTACCCGTCCGGATACCCTTTTTGGAGCAACGTATTGCGTGCTTGCACCGGAACATCCGTTAGTCGAAAAAATTACAACGGATGACCAAAAGGTGGAAGTGACAGCTTATATTGAACAAATTCAATCGAAATCTGATTTGGAACGGACGGACCTTTCGAAAGAAAAAACAGGCGTTTTCACTGGGAGTTATGCAATCAATCCAGCAAACGGAGAGAAAATGCCGATCTGGATTGCAGATTACGTCTTGATGAGTTACGGTACCGGTGCGATCATGGCCGTTCCTGCCCACGATGAACGGGACTATGAATTCGCCAAAAAATTCGATTTACCAATTCGGGAAGTTGTGAAAGGCGGGGATATTAAAAACGAAGCGTATGTCGGCGATGGGATCCATGTCAACTCCGGCTTTTTGGACGGTTTGAATAAAGAAGAAGCGATTCAAAAAATGATCGAATGGTTGGAACAAAAAGGAATTGGGAAGAAAAAAATTACGTACAAACTTCGTGATTGGTTGTTTAGTCGACAACGGTACTGGGGTGAACCGATTCCGATTATCCATTGGGAAGATGGGACGATGACGACGGTGCCGGAGGAAGATCTTCCACTCACCTTACCGAAAATGAAAGAGATTCAACCTTCTGGAACGGGCGAGTCTCCCCTTGCCAATGCAAAGGACTGGTTGGAAGTCACTGATCCCGTAACAGGAAAGAAAGGTCGCCGGGAAACGAACACGATGCCTCAATGGGCGGGAAGTTGTTGGTATTATTTGCGTTACATTGATCCCCACAACGATCAAATGATTGCTGATCCGGAAAAATTAAACATGTGGTTACCCGTCGATATTTATATTGGGGGTGCGGAACATGCCGTTCTCCATCTTCTTTACGCTCGTTTTTGGCATAAAGTGTTGTATGATCTCGGGGTCGTACCGACGAAGGAACCGTTCCAAAAATTGTTTAACCAAGGGATGATCCTCGGTGAAAATAATGAAAAAATGAGTAAGTCGAAGGGAAATGTCGTAAATCCGGATGAAATTGTCGAAAGCCATGGCGCCGATACGTTACGCCTATACGAAATGTTCATGGGACCATTGGATGCATCCGTAGCTTGGTCAACGAATGGATTGGACGGTGCCCGCCGTTTCTTAGACCGAATTTGGCGACTAATCGTAGATGAAGATGGGCGTATCAGTGAAAAGATCGTTTTAGAGGAAGGCGGATCGTTGGAAAAGGTGTATCATCAGACGGTGAAAAAAGTGACAGAAGACTATGAAGCCCTTCATTTCAATACGGCCATTTCCCAATTGATGGTATTTATTAACGAAGCGTATAAGGCGAAAACGATTCCGAAAGTATATGTGGAAGGATTTGTGAAGCTATTATCACCAGTTTGTCCCCATATCGCAGAAGAATTATGGGAAAAACTCGGCTATGACGAAACGATTGCCTATGAAAAGTGGCCGACCTATGACGAAGAAAAATTGGTTGAACAAGAAGTGGAAATCGTTATTCAAATGAACGGAAAAGTGCGAGCAAAGAAGATGGTCCCCGTCGATATCGATCGGACAGAATTAGAAAAAATCGCCTTGGAAGATGAAACGATTCGAAGCCAAATTGAAGGAAAAACGGTACGGAAGGTGATTGTCGTACCGGGGAAACTTGTAAACATTGTCGCCAATTAA
- a CDS encoding sporulation protein Cse60 — protein MVQVKIFDYEHEKDLEEEVNRFLTKIDEGQLIDIKFDVEAQVEGNGEQIYCFSAMIIYRK, from the coding sequence ATGGTTCAAGTGAAAATTTTCGATTACGAACATGAAAAGGATTTGGAAGAGGAAGTGAATCGGTTTTTGACGAAAATCGATGAGGGCCAATTGATCGACATTAAATTCGATGTGGAAGCCCAAGTTGAAGGAAATGGAGAACAAATTTATTGTTTTTCCGCAATGATCATCTATCGAAAATAA
- a CDS encoding NAD(P)/FAD-dependent oxidoreductase, protein MEVDVLVIGGGPAGLMAAIAAGEEKANVMLVEKGGKLGRKLAISGGGRCNVTNRLPIDKIIQHIPGNGRFLYSAFSIFNNEDIIHFFQKLGVELKEEDHGRMFPVKNDAKFVVRALLSKLDELGVKIRTYCPVEEIIYKNDQMKEVVLKDGERILAKSVIVAVGGKSVPHTGSTGDGYAWAKKAGHTITELYPTEVPLLSDEPFIQMKTLQGLSLRDVNLSVLNPKGKPIITHRMDMLFTHFGVSGPAVLRCSQFVVKAKKKWNLDKVTLKIDALPDVTEEAIYHQLMKKRNKEPKKSVKNALKGLLPERYLLFLLELNDIDPSSAMTTVSKEKCRRLSNSCKHFLFTVYDTQPLEKAFVTGGGVSVKEIDPKTMESKKMNGLFFSGEILDIHGYTGGFNITAALVTGRLAGLNAAKRVKNGDFGDV, encoded by the coding sequence ATGGAAGTTGATGTACTCGTAATCGGAGGAGGACCTGCGGGGCTTATGGCAGCGATCGCAGCAGGAGAAGAAAAAGCCAATGTGATGCTTGTAGAAAAGGGAGGCAAATTAGGGAGAAAACTCGCCATTTCCGGAGGTGGCCGTTGCAATGTGACAAACCGTTTACCGATCGATAAAATCATCCAACATATTCCAGGGAATGGTCGGTTTTTATACAGTGCTTTTTCCATTTTTAACAACGAAGATATTATTCATTTTTTCCAAAAATTAGGCGTGGAATTGAAAGAAGAGGATCATGGGCGGATGTTCCCCGTTAAAAACGATGCAAAATTCGTCGTACGCGCACTGCTTTCAAAACTTGATGAACTCGGTGTCAAAATTCGAACATATTGTCCAGTCGAAGAGATCATATACAAAAACGATCAAATGAAAGAAGTCGTGTTAAAAGACGGTGAGCGTATACTAGCAAAATCAGTCATTGTGGCCGTTGGCGGAAAATCCGTCCCCCATACGGGATCAACCGGCGATGGCTATGCTTGGGCAAAAAAGGCGGGCCATACGATTACGGAACTGTACCCGACGGAAGTACCCCTTTTATCGGACGAACCGTTCATTCAAATGAAAACACTTCAAGGACTTTCTTTAAGGGATGTTAACTTATCTGTTTTAAATCCAAAGGGAAAACCGATCATTACCCATCGGATGGATATGCTTTTCACCCATTTCGGCGTATCCGGACCGGCCGTTTTAAGATGCAGCCAATTCGTCGTCAAGGCAAAGAAAAAATGGAATCTCGACAAAGTAACATTAAAGATCGATGCCCTCCCCGACGTAACGGAGGAGGCAATATATCACCAACTGATGAAAAAAAGAAATAAAGAACCAAAAAAATCGGTTAAAAACGCTTTGAAAGGGCTACTCCCTGAGCGATATTTGCTTTTTTTACTCGAACTAAATGACATCGATCCATCAAGTGCGATGACGACCGTATCCAAAGAAAAATGCCGACGCCTTTCCAACAGCTGTAAACATTTTCTTTTCACCGTATACGATACTCAACCGTTAGAAAAGGCCTTCGTTACCGGTGGCGGTGTATCTGTGAAAGAAATCGATCCGAAAACGATGGAATCGAAAAAAATGAACGGACTATTTTTTTCTGGAGAAATTTTAGATATACACGGATACACAGGTGGATTTAATATTACCGCCGCACTTGTCACCGGACGGTTGGCCGGATTAAACGCTGCCAAACGGGTAAAAAATGGGGATTTCGGGGACGTTTAA